Proteins encoded within one genomic window of Psilocybe cubensis strain MGC-MH-2018 chromosome 2, whole genome shotgun sequence:
- a CDS encoding putative nucleolar GTP-binding protein 1: protein MSTSGLKAISPVPTATDFLDIVLSKTQRKTPTVIHKNFKISRIRNFYMRKVKFAQDIFDEKLGAILTEFPMLDDLHPFLSSLMNVLYDKNHYKLALGQLRTARHLIDHVAKDYVRLLKFGDSLYRCKQLKKAALGRMATIMRRQKDPLAYLEQVRQHISRLPNIDPNTRTLLICGYPNVGKSSFINKVTRADVDVQPYAFTTKSLFVGHLDYKYLRWQVIDTPGILDHPLEDMNNIEMQSITAMAHLKSCILYFMDLSEQCGYSVEAQCKLFHSIKPLFSGKPTLLVINKIDVKRLEDVHPDTRAMVQEIIDLPDVQCAQVSCYSEEGVMEVKNKACDALLAHRVDTKMKGSKINSVINRIHVSQPKPRDDVVRAPFIPDAVKERKKYDKNDPERRTLQRDIEAANGGPGVYNINLKQDYILANPEWKFDIMPEIWQGKNIADFVDPDIEEKLEALEREEEKLQAEGFYDSDSDIFNSDDEREAAEASIALSHKIKSQSIKKSKKNQARLPRTATLRTLTELTEEMTKAGLDPSRIQERAEMLAKVQGAKRKRAQEDEDVDMDDDEDEDADSDSDKAEGGENWMDVDDEEGAPKKRVKTNSGAVVNKRVPRSNRQLAGLRDEAQYDKANELRNLGQRPRNMLAKAGEADRHIRIKMPKHLFAGKRKAGKTQRR, encoded by the exons ATGTCGACGAGCGGTCTCAAAGCAATTTCGCCGGTCCCAACGGCAACCGACTTCCTGGACATCGTGCTGTCCAAAACACAGCGCAAGACACCGACT GTTATCCACAAAAACTTTAAAATCAGTCGGATAAGGAACTTTTACATGCGCAAAGTCAAGTTTGCGCAAGATATATTCGACGAGAAACTCGGTGCCATCCTGACTGAATTCCCTATGCTTGAC GACCTTCACCCgttcttatcttcattgaTGAACGTGCTTTACGACAAAAACCATTACAAACTTGCCTTGGGTCAACTACGGACGGCTCGCCATTTAATCGACCATGTCGCAAAAGACTACGTCCGCCTGCTCAAATTTGGAGACAGTCTGTATCGGTGTAAACAGCTCAAGAAAGCTGCTCTCGGTCG TATGGCAACAATCATGCGACGCCAAAAAGACCCCCTTGCATACCTTGAGCAAGTCCGCCAACACATCTCCCGTCTTCCCAACATCGACCCCAACACACGCACGCTCCTCATCTGCGGCTACCCCAACGTCGGCAAATCGTCCTTCATCAACAAGGTTACCCGCGCAGATGTCGATGTGCAACCGTACGCTTTCACCACCAAGTCTCTGTTTGTCGGCCATTTGGACTACAAGTACCTCCGATGGCAGGTTATTGATACCCCGGGTATCCTCGACCACCCACTCGAGGATATGAACAATATTGAGATGCAGAGTATCACCGCTATGGCGCATCTGAAGAGCTGTATTTTGTACTTTATGGATCTCAGCGAGCAGTGCGGCTACTCTGTTGAAGCTCAG TGCAAATTGTTCCACTCCATTAAACCCCTGTTCTCCGGCAAACCCACCCTTCTTGTCATCAACAAAATCGACGTCAAAAGGCTCGAAGACGTGCACCCAGACACTCGCGCCATGGTACAGGAAATCATCGACCTTCCCGATGTGCAATGCGCTCAAGTATCCTGCTACTCCGAGGAAGGCGTGATggaagtcaaaaacaaagcCTGTGACGCGCTGCTCGCGCACCGCGTGGACACCAAGATGAAGGGCAGCAAGATCAACTCGGTCATCAACCGCATACACGTCTCTCAGCCTAAGCCCAGAGACGATGTCGTTAGGGCACCGTTTATACCCGATGCGGtaaaggagaggaagaagtaCGACAAGAACGATCCCGAGCGCAGGACGCTGCAACGCGATATCGAGGCAGCGAATGGCGGTCCCGGTGTGTACAACATCAACCTGAAGC AGGATTATATCCTGGCCAACCCAGAATGGAAATTCGACATCATGCCCGAGATCTGGCAGGGCAAAAATATCGCCGACTTCGTCGATCCCGATATCGAAGAGAAGCTCGAGGCGCTCGAACGCGAAGAAGAGAAGCTCCAAGCCGAAGGGTTCTACGACAGCGACTCGGACATC TTCAACTCGGACGACGAGCGCGAGGCCGCCGAGGCATCCATCGCACTCAGCCACAAAATCAAATCCCAATCCATCAAAAAGTCGAAAAAGAACCAAGCCCGCTTGCCGCGCACCGCGACGCTGCGCACGCTTACGGAGCTTACGGAGGAGATGACCAAGGCCGGACTCGACCCGAGCCGCATCCAGGAGCGCGCAGAGATGCTCGCCAAGGTGCAGGGCGCAAAGCGAAAGCGCGCGCaagaggacgaagatgtggatatggacgacgacgaagacgaggatgcggactcggactcggacaaggcggagggaggggagaactggatggatgtggacgacgaggagggcgCACCCAAGAAGCGTGTCAAGACAAACTCTGGAGCAGTCGTCAACAAGCGTGTGCCCAGGTCAAATCGCCAACTGGCTGGTTTGCGCGACGAGGCG CAATACGACAAGGCCAACGAACTCCGCAACCTTGGACAGCGGCCCCGCAATATGTTGGCCAAAGCCGGAGAAGCAGATCGTCACATCCGCATCAAAATG CCCAAACATCTGTTCGCCGGGAAACGCAAAGCAGGAAAAACACAAAGAAGATAG
- a CDS encoding putative Xaa-Pro aminopeptidase P, which translates to MAPPPPPPLCFPFSNKKPKRRLSWSSSDSRQPLPPPPAKDQKVVRHPSFSPTSTYTTQADSLTFHSDSEKYDELPSELPVLHKDEKGRSRLNRSNTMTGTKKSTTSSKWGYGWGVGKKDKEKEREREDSMNEKSSSQVDLPLYQPVVRRDSRSTQASRSTQKTQETHRTYASQNSKASGQSQETYRSGGSKSTAPKPRPPLVSGHTLNPQDSTSTLVGSAFERKINDVESIRMKPDTTDRLDEMRRLMAKDNLDYYVVPSEDAHGSEYVAASDKRREFISGFTGSAGQAIITKSSAYLFTDSRYWLQAQEEIDHNWTLIRCGAPGSPADWIEWLEGRVKGSRIGIDARMISHEKATLINTKINGKDSKLVYPPQNLVDLIWVDKPTKSLEMVYIQSTLFAGKDAVYKLEKLREWIRQQPAAVPSYSKSEPLPSQMHTATLVTSLACIAYLLNLRGSDIPYNPLFHGYLFVTLDKAFLFVEPQKLHDDVIAYLDTIGVQRKSYTDLWPFLRRREWGEGKVLIAPQTSYAISLMLTHFRYTVAPSYVEVMMSVKNETEIEGLRRAYLRDGVSFVRFLAWLEYKLAQGYDITEYEAGFRLTEFRRKNKYFMGLAYENISASGPNAALPHYSPRKSTAAMISRDLPYLNDSGAQYYDGTCDTTRTMHFGRPTPEMCEAYTRVLQGHIAIDTAIFPEGTSGRQLDVLARKALWKDGMNYMHGTGHGFGAFLSVHEGPHGFASNVPLVPGHVITNEPGFYLEGKWGMRIESALVVTRVKTRGQFNGDVWLGFDRFTCVPIQTRMVKESMLTKEEKQWIKDHNTRCYDKIAPFLKDDKRALKWLKREAERGIGLAPAAGGISIDWD; encoded by the exons ATGgcgcctccaccaccgccgccgctaTGCTTCCCGTTCTCGAATAAAAAGCCCAAGCGACGTCTCTCCTGGTCTAGCTCTGATTCACGCCAGCCCCTGCCGCCTCCTCCCGCGAAGGATCAGAAGGTCGTCAGACATCCCTCATTTTCTCCTACATCTACCTACACCACTCAAGCCGACAGCCTTACCTTTCACTCAGACTCCGAGAAGTACGACGAGCTCCCCTCTGAGCTTCCGGTGCTGCACAAAGACGAGAAAGGACGGTCGAGGCTTAACCGATCGAACACCATGACAGGCACCAAAAAATCGACGACATCATCCAAGTGGGGCTATGGATGGGGTGTCGGAAAGAAGgacaaagagaaggagagggagagggaggattCTATGAATGAGAAATCGTCATCCCAGGTGGATCTTCCTCTATACCAGCCTGTCGTCCGTCGCGACTCGAGATCCACGCAAGCAAGTCGCTCGACGCAAAAGACGCAGGAAACGCATCGGACCTATGCCAGCCAGAATAGCAAAGCATCGGGTCAATCTCAGGAAACGTATCGAAGCGGCGGAAGCAAATCCACAGCTCCTAAGCCTCGCCCACCCTTGGTGTCCGGACACACACTGAATCCGCAGGACTCGACGTCTACACTGGTTGGATCTGCGTTTGAACGCAAGATCAATGATGTCGAGTCCATTCGGATGAAGCCTGACACGACCGATCGTCTGGACGAAATGCGTCGTTTGATGGCCAAAGACAACTTGGATTACTA CGTCGTGCCAAGCGAAGATGCTCATGGCTCAGAATATGTTGCTGCTAGTGACAAACGTCGCGAGTTCATTTCCGG CTTTACGGGATCGGCAGGGCAGGCGATCATCACGAAGAGCTCTGCGTATCTCTTTACCGACTCACGATACTGGCTTCAGGCTCAGGAAGAAATTGACCACAACTGGACTCTGATCAGGTGTGGTGCCCCTGGTTCTCCCGCTGACTGGATAGAATGGCTCGAG GGTCGGGTCAAGGGTTCAAGAATCGGCATTGATGCTCGAATGATCTCCCATGAAAAAGCGACGCTCATCAACACTAAGATTAATGGGAAAGATTCGAAACTTGTGTATCCACCTCAAAATCTAGTTGACCTGATATGGGTGGACAAGCCAACAAAGTCGCTCGAGATGGTGTATATCCAGAGTACACTCTTTGCAG GCAAGGACGCTGTTTACAAGTTGGAGAAATTGCGTGAATGGATCAGACAACAGCCGGCCGCTGTGCCGTCCTATTCCAAGAGCGAGCCTTTGCCGTCGCAGATGCACACTGCTACACTTGTTACCTCCTTAGCTTGCATCG CGTATTTGCTCAATTTGCGCGGTTCGGATATCCCATACAACCCACTATTCCATGGTTATCTGTTCGTTACGCTGGACAAGGCCTTTTTGTTCGTGGAACCTCAGAAACTACACGACGACGTCATTGCCTACCTTGACACAATTGGTGTTCAACGCAAAAGCTATACCGATTTATGGCCTTTCTTGCGACGAAGGGAGTGGGGAGAGGGCAAG GTCCTTATTGCTCCCCAGACTTCGTATGCCATTTCGCTTATGTTGACTCATTTCCGGTATACGGTCGCTCCCTCATATGTCGAGGTCATGATGTCTGTAAAGAACGAGACCGAGATCGAAGGCTTGAGACGTGCTTATCTTCGCGATGGTGTCTCATTT GTAAGATTCCTTGCCTGGCTCGAGTACAAGTTAGCGCAAGGCTACGATATCACGGAATACGAGGCGGGTTTCCGGTTGACGGAGTTTAGGCGGAAGAACAAGTACTTCATGGGTCTCGCCTACGAGAATATCTCTGCCAGTGGACCCAATGCAGCTCTGCCACACTACTCGCCGAGGAAGTCGACGGCCGCTATGATTTCACGAGACCTTCCGTATCTCAA TGATTCCGGTGCCCAGTATTACGATGGAACCTGCGATACGACACGCACTATGCACTTTGGTCGGCCTACACCAGAGATGTGCGAGGCTTATACACGTGTTCTGCAAGGTCAT ATCGCTATCGACACTGCCATCTTCCCGGAAGGTACTTCTGGCCGCCAACTTGACGTTCTTGCACGCAAGGCTCTGTGGAAGGATGGTATGAACTACATG CATGGTACGGGTCATGGATTTGGTGCGTTTTTGAGTGTACATGAAGGCCCTCATGGCTTCGCGAGCAATGTTCCTCTTGTTCCTGGTCATGTTATCACCAACGAGCCTGGATTCT ACCTCGAAGGTAAATGGGGCATGCGTATCGAGTCGGCTCTTGTCGTAACGAGAGTCAAG ACACGAGGCCAATTCAACGGTGACGTTTGGCTAGGGTTCGACCGGTTCACCTGTGTCCCCATTCAAACTAGAATGGTCAAGGAGAGCATGCTCacaaaggaagagaagcaatGGATCAAG gATCACAACACACGCTGTTATGACAAGATTGCACCATTCCTCAAAGATGACAAGCGGGCTCTCAAGTGGCTTAAGCGAGAGGCGGAACGGGGCATAGGCCTCGCACCCGCTGCTGGTGGTATCTCGATTGACTGGGAttga